One Fibrobacter sp. genomic window, CTCTATGGAACTCTTTGCAACTTTGTCTCTTCAGGTTTTCGAAGAAGATGGCGAAGATCGCAAGCTGAAGGAAGAAGTCAAGAACGATGTGCTCGTTTGCGAACTTCCGATCATGACTGAAAATGGAACGTTCATCGTCAATGGCGCTGAACGCGTTGTCGTTTCTCAGTTGCACCGTTCCTACGGTGTTACCTTCGACAAGGAAATGCAGGTTAACGGCCGCGACGACTACAAGAGCCGTATTATTCCGCACCGCGGCGCCTGGGTTGAATTCAATACCGAAGGTGATATCCTTTACCTCATCATCGACCGTAAGAAGAAGCTCCCGGCTTCTGCAATGCTCCGTTGCATCGGCTTCGAAACTACTCAGGACATCCTGAAGCTGTTCTACAAGAAGACCGAAGTTGTCAACGTTGCTGAACTGGCCGACCAGTACGATGAAAACGGCGTTTGCGTTCTCATCGACCGCATCATTTTTGAAGACATCATCGATACCAGCACTGGCGAAGTCATCCTCGAAGCCAACACCGTTATCGACGACAAGAAGTTGGACCGCCTCCGCGAGAGCAGCGTAGAATCTATCGTTCTCCTCTCCAAGGAAGAAGACAACCTCCTTATCCATTACACCCTGGCTGCAGACAAGACCAAGTCTCGTGAAGACGCCCTCAAGGCAATCTACTCCGTGACCCATCAGCAGCAGGATGAAGCTCCGGATATGCGCACTGCCGAGATCTACTTCGACAGCCAGTTCATTTCCGATCCCCACAAGTATGACCTGGGCGAAGTCGGTCGTTACCGCTTGAACACCAAGGTCTACTCCAAGCCTGAAATTCAGGAACTTCTGGCCGAACAGGGTCCGGAATTCAAGATTCCGTCCCTCACCACCATGACCATGAGCAAGACCGACTTCCTTGCTATCATCAAGTACATGGTTGGCCTCTACCACGGTGCAGAAGGTTACGGCCTCGACGATATCGACCACTTGGGCAACCGTCGTACCCGTTCCGTTGGCGAACTTCTCGCTAACCAGATTTCCGTTGGTCTTTCCCGTATGTCTCGCGTGATTCGTGAGAACCTCACTCTTCACGGCGAAGACGAACAGACCACACCTCGTGAGCTGGTCAACACCCGTATGGTGTCCACCGTTGTGCAGGCCTTCTTCGGCTCCAGCCAGCTGTCCCAGTTCATGGACCAGATGAACCCGCTTTCTGAACTTACTCACAAGCGTCGTCTCTCCGCTCTTGGTCCTGGTGGTCTTTCCCGCGAACGCGCAGGCTTCGAAGTCCGTGACGTGCACTACACTCACTACGGCCGTCTCTGCCCGATCGAAACTCCGGAAGGCCCGAACATCGGTCTTATCAACTCCCTCGCAACCTTCGCCGTTGTCAACCACTTCGGCTTCATCGAAACTCCGTACCGTATCGTCGGTCTTATCGACTTCAAGGATGCTCAGGGCAACATTGTCAAGGTTCCCGAAAACAAGTGGCACTTTGGCATCTTCAAGGCTTTCGTACATGACCCGCATCTCTTCTTGGAACTTGAACTGACCAAGAAGCAGGCAGACCAGGTTCGCATGAACCTCGACAACCGCCAGCGTGACTTGTTCGACGGCTTTGTGAACAAAGTATTTGCATTCAAGGATGCAGAAGGCGAAGTCACCTACTACCGTAACGGTTTCGTCGTTGAAAACTTCGACGGCAAGGCTGACTACGAACAGGTTGGCACTGTTGTAGAACAGATCGTTTCTGACTACATCACCTTCCTCACCGCAGACGAAGAAGACGCATTCAAGGTTGCTCCGTCCAGCACCGAACTTACCGAAGACAACCGCTTCAAGGGTGACATGGATGGTTACGTGATCGTTCGCGACAAGAGCGAATATCCGCAGCTCATGAGCCAGGAATCCATCGCTCTCGATGACGTTGAAACCGAACGTATCGACCTTATGGACGTGGCCCCGATGCAGATTGTTTCTGTGGCTGCTGGTCTTATTCCGTTCCTTGAACACGATGACGCAAACCGCGCATTGATGGGTTCTAACATGCAGCGTCAGGCTGTTCCTCTGCTCCGTGCAGAAGCTCCGGTGGTTGGCACCGGCCTGGAACGTCGCGCCGCTCTCGACTCCGGTACCGTTGTTCGTGCAAAGCACGACGGTATGGTTACCTTCGTTGACGCACGTAACGTGACTATTCAGCGTGGTAACATGGTGGACGGCAACTTCGTGCCTCTCACCGGTCTCGGCGAAGACTATGAATTCCTCGGCAAGGATCCTATCGACCAGTACGTTCTCCGCAAGTTCGAACGTTCTAACCAGGATTCCTGCATTAACCAGAAGCCCATCGTGAACGTTGGCGACTTCGTCAAGGCTGGCGACGTGCTGGCTGACGGTGTGTCTACCGACCACGGCGAACTGGCTCTGGGTAAGAACATTCTCATCGGCTTCCTGCCGTGGAATGGTTATAACTACGAAGACGCCGTTATCATTTCCGAAGAACTGGCTATCAAGGATACCTTCACTTCCATCCATATCGAAGAATATGAACTGGAAGTTCGCGACACCAAGCGTGGTCCGGAAGAACTGACCCGCGAAATTCCCAACGTTGGCGAAGACGCTCTCCGCAACTTGGACGAAAACGGTGTTGTTCGTGTTGGTGCCGAAGTCACAGCAGACGATATCCTCGTCGGTAAGGTTACCCCGAAGGGTGAAACCGAACTCTCTCCGGAAGAACGTCTTCTCCGCGCCATCTTCGGTGAAAAGGCCGGCGATGTCCGCGACTCCTCTTTGAAGGCTCCTCCGGGAATGAAGGGCGTGGTTCTCGAAACCCGCGTCTTCAGCAAGAAGGACAAGGCTGACAAGAACAGCAAGGAAAAGGATCAGGAAACCATCAACGAAATTCGTAGCAACTTCCAGATTCAGATCGACAAGATCAAGGAATCCTGCTCCGAACACCTGTTCGAACTTCTCGGCGGTAAGGCTGCCGGCA contains:
- the rpoB gene encoding DNA-directed RNA polymerase subunit beta, whose translation is MTTERKSYSSNKFQLELPYLIEVQKASYEQFLQKDIPQEKRLKVGLQRVFEDIFPITDVKGLYSLNYEGYYFGIPKYSIPECRERGLTYSMELFATLSLQVFEEDGEDRKLKEEVKNDVLVCELPIMTENGTFIVNGAERVVVSQLHRSYGVTFDKEMQVNGRDDYKSRIIPHRGAWVEFNTEGDILYLIIDRKKKLPASAMLRCIGFETTQDILKLFYKKTEVVNVAELADQYDENGVCVLIDRIIFEDIIDTSTGEVILEANTVIDDKKLDRLRESSVESIVLLSKEEDNLLIHYTLAADKTKSREDALKAIYSVTHQQQDEAPDMRTAEIYFDSQFISDPHKYDLGEVGRYRLNTKVYSKPEIQELLAEQGPEFKIPSLTTMTMSKTDFLAIIKYMVGLYHGAEGYGLDDIDHLGNRRTRSVGELLANQISVGLSRMSRVIRENLTLHGEDEQTTPRELVNTRMVSTVVQAFFGSSQLSQFMDQMNPLSELTHKRRLSALGPGGLSRERAGFEVRDVHYTHYGRLCPIETPEGPNIGLINSLATFAVVNHFGFIETPYRIVGLIDFKDAQGNIVKVPENKWHFGIFKAFVHDPHLFLELELTKKQADQVRMNLDNRQRDLFDGFVNKVFAFKDAEGEVTYYRNGFVVENFDGKADYEQVGTVVEQIVSDYITFLTADEEDAFKVAPSSTELTEDNRFKGDMDGYVIVRDKSEYPQLMSQESIALDDVETERIDLMDVAPMQIVSVAAGLIPFLEHDDANRALMGSNMQRQAVPLLRAEAPVVGTGLERRAALDSGTVVRAKHDGMVTFVDARNVTIQRGNMVDGNFVPLTGLGEDYEFLGKDPIDQYVLRKFERSNQDSCINQKPIVNVGDFVKAGDVLADGVSTDHGELALGKNILIGFLPWNGYNYEDAVIISEELAIKDTFTSIHIEEYELEVRDTKRGPEELTREIPNVGEDALRNLDENGVVRVGAEVTADDILVGKVTPKGETELSPEERLLRAIFGEKAGDVRDSSLKAPPGMKGVVLETRVFSKKDKADKNSKEKDQETINEIRSNFQIQIDKIKESCSEHLFELLGGKAAGKVMDNETHELLIREGATYTEQNLAMIDVTKVSPASTFVVGDDELQERVLTLVLVARDNLDTLTRTMEKEIDKVTKGDELKPGVLKSVKVYIAKKRCLSIGDKMAGRHGNKGVVSKIVPVEDMPFTEDGRPLQILLNPLGVPSRMNIGQVLEVHLGWAAKTLGFKVTTPVFDGAEFEDICEELKKAYEKNPIVNYEMDPDNGKIIGKAKLYDGKTGEAFLNPVTIGYMYYLKLGHLVDDKIHARSIGSYALVTQQPLGGKSQFGGQRFGEMEVWAMEAYGAAYTLQELLTVKSDDVQGRSKVYDAIVHGQNTPKPGVPESFNVMIREVRSLGLNIQTNGDK